One region of Gammaproteobacteria bacterium genomic DNA includes:
- the ccmB gene encoding cytochrome c maturation protein B, with product MTIDVVQTPPQDTPTAPPIQLPDLGRAFRTVLMRDLTLALRRRGELANPLVFFVIVVTLFPLGLGPEVNLLARAAPGILWVAALLAALLSLEAMFHPDYQDGSLEQFLLTPHPVAALVIAKVLAHWLTTGLPLLLLAPLLGVLLHLPETAMGILVLALALGTPTLSFIGAIGVALTVGLRRGGVLLSLLVLPLYIPVLIFGAGAVDSAAGGLPVAAHLYLLGALLTLAISLSPWAIAAALRISLE from the coding sequence TTGACCATTGATGTCGTACAAACGCCCCCGCAAGACACCCCCACTGCCCCACCTATCCAGCTCCCGGATCTGGGGCGCGCCTTTCGTACCGTGCTGATGCGCGACCTAACCCTCGCCCTGCGGCGGCGCGGCGAGTTGGCCAACCCGCTGGTCTTCTTCGTCATTGTAGTGACGTTGTTTCCCCTGGGGCTGGGACCGGAGGTCAATCTGCTGGCCCGTGCCGCTCCCGGTATTCTTTGGGTGGCGGCATTACTCGCCGCACTGTTATCGCTGGAGGCAATGTTCCACCCCGACTACCAAGACGGTTCCCTGGAACAATTTCTACTCACCCCACACCCGGTTGCGGCGCTAGTCATTGCCAAGGTGCTGGCCCATTGGTTGACCACTGGATTACCCCTATTGCTGCTCGCCCCCCTCCTCGGCGTGTTGTTACACCTGCCGGAGACAGCAATGGGGATACTGGTGCTGGCACTTGCCCTGGGGACACCGACACTATCGTTCATCGGCGCCATTGGGGTGGCCCTTACGGTAGGATTACGACGTGGCGGGGTATTGCTGTCGCTGTTGGTTCTGCCCCTCTATATCCCGGTTCTTATTTTCGGGGCTGGGGCAGTGGACAGTGCAGCAGGAGGATTACCAGTGGCAGCACATCTCTACCTTTTGGGAGCTCTGTTGACCCTGGCAATAAGCCTTTCACCCTGGGCAATCGCTGCCGCACTACGAATCAGTTTGGAATAA
- the ccmC gene encoding cytochrome c maturation protein C — protein sequence MSWSDFRYWFHKLASPPYFYAAIERWIPWLSAATAIFLIVGLYWSLFVAPPDYQQGESVRIMYIHVPAAWMSMFIYMVMVGAAATGMIWKIKIAEIIAVSSAPLGAWFTFLALATGSLWGKPMWGTWWVWDARLTSELILLFLYLGFIALQAAIPDRQTAARAGAVLALVGVVNIPIIHFSVEWWNTLHQPSSIIRLGKPTIHPQMLWPLLIMALAFKLYYATTVLLRTRCELLERERNSAWVREMVVEVSNKFPTHENVG from the coding sequence ATGTCATGGTCTGACTTCCGGTACTGGTTTCACAAACTGGCATCACCTCCCTATTTTTACGCAGCCATAGAGCGCTGGATACCTTGGTTGAGTGCAGCTACGGCCATTTTTCTGATCGTTGGACTCTATTGGAGCCTATTTGTAGCGCCACCTGACTATCAACAGGGAGAAAGTGTTCGCATCATGTATATCCACGTCCCGGCCGCGTGGATGTCAATGTTTATTTACATGGTGATGGTGGGAGCAGCAGCAACCGGCATGATCTGGAAGATTAAAATTGCCGAGATAATAGCGGTTAGTTCGGCGCCGCTAGGAGCGTGGTTTACCTTTCTGGCTCTAGCCACGGGGTCGCTGTGGGGTAAACCAATGTGGGGGACGTGGTGGGTGTGGGATGCGCGCCTCACCTCAGAACTTATTCTGCTCTTTTTGTACCTGGGCTTCATTGCTTTACAGGCGGCTATCCCAGACCGACAAACAGCGGCCCGAGCGGGAGCAGTATTGGCCTTGGTGGGAGTGGTAAATATTCCCATTATTCATTTCTCGGTAGAGTGGTGGAACACCCTCCATCAACCCTCTTCAATTATCCGGTTAGGAAAACCTACCATTCATCCTCAAATGCTTTGGCCATTACTCATTATGGCGTTGGCCTTTAAGCTTTACTACGCAACCACCGTTCTTCTCCGTACCCGTTGCGAACTTCTGGAGCGGGAACGCAATAGCGCCTGGGTACGGGAA
- the ccmA gene encoding cytochrome c maturation protein A, giving the protein MVFQPNLEGERMALLEVCHLSCERGDRQLFTNLDFSLNSGAMVQVEGRNGAGKTSLLRILCGLAQPSTGTVQWRGRDIRRWRSEFLSEVLYLGHHHGVKGSLTPEENLKVARGLGVAHPTIGINEALRQVGLGHFYDHPCQGLSAGQRRRVALARLLTIQATLWILDEPFTSLDRAGVQMVEAMLHSHLAAGGAAVITTHHPVRMDGYPVQGVNLDH; this is encoded by the coding sequence ATGGTGTTCCAACCCAACCTTGAAGGGGAACGCATGGCGCTACTGGAGGTGTGTCACCTCTCTTGCGAACGCGGTGACCGGCAGCTCTTTACCAACCTCGATTTTTCGCTCAATTCTGGTGCCATGGTCCAGGTCGAAGGGCGCAACGGCGCTGGTAAGACCAGTTTGTTGCGCATCCTCTGTGGTCTGGCCCAACCCAGTACCGGGACAGTGCAGTGGCGCGGGCGAGATATTCGCCGTTGGCGTTCCGAATTCCTTTCCGAGGTGTTGTACCTTGGCCATCACCATGGTGTGAAGGGATCTCTCACCCCTGAAGAGAATTTGAAGGTGGCGCGAGGATTGGGCGTGGCCCACCCAACGATTGGGATCAACGAGGCGTTACGTCAGGTCGGACTCGGCCATTTCTACGATCACCCCTGCCAGGGTCTGTCCGCTGGTCAGCGTCGTCGCGTAGCCTTGGCGCGGTTGCTCACCATCCAAGCAACCCTCTGGATACTGGATGAACCTTTTACCTCCCTGGACCGAGCGGGAGTACAGATGGTTGAAGCGATGTTGCACTCCCACCTAGCAGCAGGTGGGGCGGCGGTGATTACCACCCATCATCCGGTACGGATGGATGGTTATCCGGTCCAGGGGGTGAATCTTGACCATTGA